A region of Ochrobactrum quorumnocens DNA encodes the following proteins:
- the catB gene encoding type B chloramphenicol O-acetyltransferase, with translation MKNYFESPFKGITLDNQVTNPNIVVGRYSYYSGYYHSHSFDDCARFLLPDEGADKLIIGSFCSIGSGTAFIMAGNQGHRHDWISTFPFFFMPEVDIFAGAENGYAPSGDTIIGNDVWIGSEAIIMPGVKIGHGAIIGTRALVTRDVEPYAIVGGNPARTIRSRFDEASVKMLLEMQWWDWSDDQLKGAMAILTSGDTAALYHYWQSAVHGK, from the coding sequence ATGAAAAATTACTTCGAAAGCCCATTCAAGGGCATCACGCTCGACAACCAGGTCACAAATCCGAACATCGTCGTTGGGCGCTACAGCTATTATTCTGGCTATTATCATAGCCATAGTTTTGACGACTGCGCCCGCTTTCTCCTGCCCGATGAAGGTGCCGATAAGCTTATCATCGGCAGCTTTTGCTCGATCGGATCGGGTACCGCTTTCATCATGGCGGGTAATCAGGGCCATCGACACGACTGGATCAGCACCTTCCCGTTCTTCTTCATGCCAGAAGTGGACATATTTGCGGGTGCTGAAAACGGCTACGCCCCATCAGGCGATACAATCATCGGCAATGATGTCTGGATCGGCTCAGAGGCTATTATCATGCCCGGCGTGAAGATCGGCCATGGCGCGATTATCGGCACACGTGCATTGGTCACGCGCGACGTCGAACCCTACGCAATTGTCGGCGGCAACCCTGCCCGCACCATCCGTTCGCGTTTCGACGAAGCAAGCGTAAAAATGCTCCTGGAAATGCAGTGGTGGGATTGGTCTGACGATCAGTTGAAGGGGGCCATGGCCATTTTAACGAGCGGTGATACTGCAGCGCTTTATCACTATTGGCAGAGCGCCGTTCACGGCAAGTGA
- a CDS encoding alpha/beta hydrolase family protein: MFLRLFAFVIAVLLLAPVANAGDFAGSGLKKLAVVDPVDSRPMEAVVFFPSPANTDETQIGPYRLVASPTAPIAEGHFPVILLSHGTMGSMWGHHDLAEGLARNGNIVVTVTHPGDNFKDPSRLGTTSSTYGRPMQISAALNSALEDTTLAPHIDKDRIGFVGFSAGGTTGLILAGAKPDLSGLEHYCAQRPDDHSVCEAKGKIRIDRPNLTPKADPRIGAYVFLAPLSVIFAPDSLKAVKAPTLIYVGDRDEELSSKENAVVLASELPKAQLQIIEQAGHFTFLAPCSTELAEAAPVLCTDNPGLDRTALHERINIEIAAFFDKTLGKPN; this comes from the coding sequence ATGTTTCTGAGATTATTTGCTTTCGTTATCGCTGTTCTTTTGCTCGCGCCTGTAGCGAATGCCGGGGATTTTGCTGGCAGCGGCCTCAAGAAACTCGCCGTTGTCGATCCAGTCGATAGCCGCCCGATGGAAGCAGTCGTCTTCTTTCCCAGCCCAGCAAATACAGACGAGACTCAGATCGGGCCTTATCGACTTGTCGCATCACCAACGGCCCCAATTGCAGAAGGCCACTTTCCTGTGATCCTGTTGTCGCACGGCACAATGGGCAGCATGTGGGGGCATCATGATCTGGCCGAGGGCCTTGCCCGAAATGGCAATATCGTTGTGACCGTGACCCATCCCGGCGACAATTTCAAAGACCCAAGCCGACTGGGGACCACAAGCTCAACATACGGTCGTCCGATGCAGATTTCGGCAGCGCTAAATTCAGCGCTCGAAGATACGACCCTTGCTCCTCATATAGACAAGGATCGTATCGGTTTTGTGGGCTTCTCGGCGGGCGGCACGACGGGCCTTATCCTTGCAGGCGCAAAGCCCGATCTTTCGGGGCTTGAACATTACTGCGCCCAACGTCCGGATGATCACAGTGTCTGCGAGGCTAAGGGTAAAATCAGAATTGATCGTCCTAATCTAACGCCAAAGGCTGACCCGCGCATTGGTGCTTATGTCTTTCTGGCACCGCTCAGCGTTATCTTTGCACCTGACAGTCTGAAGGCAGTGAAAGCGCCGACCCTGATCTATGTCGGCGATCGGGACGAAGAATTGTCGTCAAAAGAGAATGCTGTGGTTCTTGCTTCTGAGCTACCCAAAGCACAATTGCAGATAATCGAACAAGCCGGACACTTTACGTTTCTCGCGCCTTGCTCAACGGAACTTGCTGAAGCGGCGCCAGTGCTATGCACCGATAATCCCGGTTTAGATAGAACCGCGCTTCATGAGCGTATCAATATTGAAATCGCTGCATTTTTCGACAAAACTCTGGGGAAGCCAAACTAG
- a CDS encoding ferredoxin--NADP reductase, producing MSSNFNQETVLDVHHWTDRLFSFHTTRDQGFRFQSGQFIMIGLEVNGKPLLRAYSIASSVYDEQLEFFSIKVQDGPLTSRLQHLKEGDKILVGKKPVGTLLYDNLIPGDNLWLLSTGTGLAPFLSIIRDLEAYERYKKIILVHGVREVNELAYADLITKQLPEDEFLGEMVREKLIYYPTVTREEFRNKGRLTDLISSGKIFEDLGLPKFSEQDDRMMLCGSPEMLADMRQILEGLGLEEGSQSEAGHFVIEKAFVEK from the coding sequence ATGAGCAGCAATTTTAATCAGGAAACCGTTCTTGACGTTCACCACTGGACCGACAGGCTGTTTTCCTTCCACACCACGCGTGACCAGGGCTTTCGCTTCCAGAGCGGCCAGTTCATCATGATCGGCCTTGAAGTGAACGGAAAACCGCTGTTGCGCGCTTATTCGATTGCTTCCAGCGTCTACGACGAACAGCTCGAATTTTTCTCGATCAAGGTGCAGGACGGCCCGCTGACTTCACGCCTGCAGCATTTGAAAGAGGGGGACAAGATTCTCGTCGGTAAAAAGCCGGTCGGAACGTTGCTCTATGACAACCTTATTCCGGGCGACAATCTGTGGCTGCTTTCGACCGGTACCGGCCTTGCGCCGTTCCTGTCGATCATCCGCGATCTGGAAGCCTATGAGCGCTATAAGAAAATCATTCTGGTCCATGGCGTGCGCGAAGTGAACGAGTTGGCCTATGCCGATCTCATCACCAAGCAACTGCCGGAAGACGAGTTCCTGGGCGAAATGGTGCGCGAAAAGCTCATCTATTACCCGACCGTGACGCGTGAAGAATTCCGCAACAAGGGTCGCCTCACCGACCTCATCAGCTCCGGCAAGATTTTTGAAGATCTCGGCCTTCCGAAATTCTCCGAGCAGGACGATCGCATGATGCTTTGCGGCAGTCCAGAAATGCTCGCCGACATGCGCCAGATTCTGGAAGGCCTCGGCCTTGAAGAAGGCAGCCAGAGCGAAGCCGGTCACTTCGTGATCGAAAAGGCTTTCGTCGAGAAGTAA
- a CDS encoding MFS transporter, with protein sequence MQNDNPAATATAGATAGWGELFAGKNAIRSLTLVGGVALHAINVFIATTILPTVVADIGGMDYYAWNTALFVTASILGSALVPKLLSQTGPRNAYLVAAIIFAAGTLACGLAPSMPAMLAGRVVQGVGGGMMLALSYAMIRIVFDESLWPRAIALVSGMWGVATLVGPAIGGIFAELGVWRAAFWSLVPVIGIFAVMATLILPKRTGDDEAKDKLAWPQLILLTAAVLIVSAASISASTFWNVAGVSIAFAVLMLLVWVEHRSTKRILPKGTFSMSRLGALYLTMGFLGGSVTSSEVFVPLFFQVLHNQSPLVAGYLAALMGGSWTLGSIGSSGVTGKSVNRVILAAPIMGIVGMITLAILVPPGSEGHWYNLLPICLAMAIIGFGVGMTWPHLLTRVFKRAEATDQNLASASLTTVQLFTTAMGAALAGMIANLAGLSNPGGFAGISNAALWLFIGFAVMSSIALFAAIALVRSSR encoded by the coding sequence ATGCAGAATGATAATCCAGCCGCCACTGCAACAGCAGGGGCTACCGCAGGCTGGGGAGAATTGTTCGCGGGCAAGAATGCGATCCGTTCGCTGACGCTCGTGGGCGGCGTAGCACTCCACGCCATCAATGTTTTCATTGCCACAACCATATTACCAACTGTCGTCGCCGATATTGGCGGCATGGACTATTACGCCTGGAACACAGCGCTGTTTGTGACAGCCTCCATTCTTGGTTCGGCCCTTGTGCCAAAACTTCTTTCGCAGACCGGTCCACGTAACGCCTATCTTGTGGCAGCCATCATCTTTGCAGCCGGAACACTTGCCTGTGGTCTGGCACCGTCCATGCCAGCTATGCTTGCAGGCCGTGTCGTGCAGGGGGTTGGCGGCGGCATGATGCTGGCGCTGTCCTATGCCATGATCCGCATCGTCTTTGATGAATCGCTCTGGCCACGTGCCATAGCGCTCGTGTCCGGCATGTGGGGTGTGGCAACACTTGTTGGCCCGGCCATAGGCGGCATTTTTGCTGAACTTGGCGTGTGGCGCGCCGCCTTCTGGTCGCTCGTGCCGGTGATTGGTATCTTCGCCGTCATGGCAACATTGATCCTGCCAAAGCGCACGGGCGATGACGAAGCCAAAGACAAGCTTGCATGGCCGCAGCTTATTCTGCTGACTGCCGCTGTTCTGATCGTTTCGGCTGCGAGTATTTCGGCAAGCACATTCTGGAATGTCGCTGGCGTTTCAATTGCTTTTGCTGTGCTGATGCTGCTTGTCTGGGTAGAGCACAGATCCACAAAGCGCATCCTGCCAAAAGGCACATTCAGCATGAGCCGCCTTGGTGCACTTTATCTCACCATGGGTTTCCTTGGCGGGTCAGTCACGAGTTCTGAAGTGTTCGTACCGCTGTTCTTTCAGGTACTGCATAACCAGTCGCCACTGGTGGCCGGTTATCTTGCAGCGCTCATGGGCGGCAGCTGGACACTTGGCTCCATCGGCTCATCCGGCGTGACAGGCAAAAGCGTAAACCGGGTTATCCTTGCCGCACCCATTATGGGCATCGTCGGCATGATAACACTCGCAATTCTGGTGCCTCCGGGTAGTGAAGGGCATTGGTATAACCTGCTGCCAATCTGTCTTGCCATGGCAATTATCGGCTTTGGTGTGGGCATGACATGGCCGCACCTGCTTACCCGCGTGTTCAAACGTGCAGAAGCAACGGACCAGAATCTGGCTTCGGCATCTCTGACTACGGTGCAGCTTTTTACTACGGCTATGGGTGCAGCACTTGCAGGAATGATTGCAAATCTGGCAGGCCTCAGCAATCCCGGCGGCTTTGCTGGAATATCAAATGCGGCCCTCTGGCTGTTCATTGGTTTTGCCGTCATGTCGAGCATTGCACTCTTTGCAGCGATAGCACTCGTTCGCAGCTCTCGCTGA
- the nspC gene encoding carboxynorspermidine decarboxylase, protein MIQTPYYLIDKTKLKRNMEKVAYVREKSGAKALLALKCFATWSVFDLMSEYMDGTTSSSLNEVRLGHERFGGETHAYSVAYADHEIDEVISHADKIIFNSIGQFERFADKASHIKRGLRLNPGISSSTFDLADPARPFSRLGEWDVAKVEKVMDRVTGFMIHNNCENSDFGLFDKMLTDIEEKFGSLLHRVEWVSLGGGIHFTGDDYPVDDFCARLKSFSEKFGVQVYLEPGEASITKTTTLEVTVLDTLYNGKNLAIVDSSIEAHMLDLLIYREKAKMAPNDGDHSYMICGKSCLAGDIFGEFNFDKPLQIGDRLSFEDAAGYTMVKKNWFNGVKMPAIAVRELDGTVTVVREFDYADFEGSLS, encoded by the coding sequence ATGATCCAGACGCCCTACTATCTGATCGACAAGACCAAGCTGAAGCGCAACATGGAAAAGGTTGCCTACGTGCGCGAGAAATCCGGCGCAAAGGCCCTTTTGGCGCTGAAGTGCTTTGCCACATGGTCGGTGTTTGATCTGATGAGCGAATATATGGACGGCACGACGTCGTCTTCGCTTAATGAAGTGCGTCTTGGTCATGAGAGATTTGGCGGCGAAACCCATGCCTATAGCGTGGCCTATGCTGATCATGAGATTGATGAAGTCATCAGCCATGCTGACAAGATCATCTTCAATTCCATTGGCCAGTTCGAGCGTTTTGCCGATAAAGCGTCGCATATCAAGCGCGGCTTGCGTCTTAATCCCGGCATTTCCTCGTCGACCTTTGATCTTGCCGATCCGGCGCGTCCGTTCAGCCGTCTTGGCGAATGGGATGTCGCGAAGGTCGAGAAGGTCATGGACCGCGTTACCGGCTTCATGATCCATAACAATTGCGAAAATTCTGATTTTGGTCTTTTCGACAAGATGCTGACCGATATTGAAGAAAAGTTCGGCTCGCTCCTGCATCGCGTTGAATGGGTGAGCCTTGGCGGCGGCATCCACTTCACAGGCGATGATTATCCGGTCGATGATTTCTGCGCACGCCTGAAGTCGTTTTCGGAAAAGTTCGGCGTACAGGTTTATCTGGAGCCAGGCGAAGCTTCGATCACCAAGACCACGACACTGGAAGTGACGGTTCTCGATACGCTTTATAATGGCAAAAACCTCGCCATCGTCGATAGCTCGATTGAAGCGCATATGCTCGACCTGCTCATCTATCGCGAAAAGGCGAAGATGGCGCCAAACGACGGCGATCATAGCTACATGATCTGCGGTAAGTCCTGCCTTGCCGGTGATATTTTCGGCGAGTTCAATTTCGACAAGCCTTTGCAAATCGGCGACCGCCTCTCATTTGAAGATGCGGCTGGTTATACGATGGTCAAGAAGAACTGGTTTAATGGCGTGAAAATGCCAGCCATTGCCGTGCGCGAACTTGATGGAACGGTCACAGTTGTCCGCGAATTTGATTATGCGGATTTTGAAGGGTCGCTTTCATAA
- a CDS encoding saccharopine dehydrogenase family protein, with protein MKKNVLIIGAGGVAQVVAHKCAQNSDILGDIHIASRTVEKCRKIIDSVHEKKSLKTEVKLEAHALDALDVEATKALIQKTGVQIVINVGSAFLNMSVLRACIDTGVAYMDTAIHEDPKKICETPPWYGNYEWKHLKECEEKGITAILGIGFDPGVVNAYARLAADDYLDEVKSIDIVDINAGSHGRWFSTNFDPEINFREFTGTVYSWQNGDWQSNKMFEVGHTFDLPVVGPSKAYMTGHDEVHSLAKNYPNADVRFWMGFGDHYINVFTVLNNLGLLSEQPVKTAEGLEVVPLKVVKAVLPDPSSLAPDYTGKTCIGDFVKGTKDGKEKEVFIYNVADHKEAYNEVGSQGISYTAGVPPVAAAILIASGEWDVKKMVNVEELNPKPFLNILNHIGLSSRIKDEDGDRALDFA; from the coding sequence ATGAAGAAGAACGTTCTCATTATCGGCGCCGGGGGCGTGGCACAGGTTGTTGCACATAAATGTGCGCAAAACTCTGACATTTTGGGCGATATCCATATTGCGTCCCGCACGGTTGAGAAATGCCGCAAGATTATCGATAGCGTGCATGAAAAGAAGAGCCTCAAGACTGAGGTGAAGCTGGAAGCGCATGCGCTGGACGCTCTGGATGTGGAAGCCACCAAGGCTCTGATCCAGAAGACAGGCGTTCAGATCGTCATCAATGTCGGCTCGGCCTTCCTCAATATGTCGGTCCTCCGCGCCTGTATCGATACGGGCGTGGCTTACATGGACACTGCGATCCATGAAGACCCAAAAAAGATCTGCGAGACTCCACCGTGGTATGGCAACTACGAATGGAAACACCTGAAGGAATGCGAAGAGAAGGGCATCACTGCCATTCTTGGCATTGGTTTTGATCCGGGCGTGGTCAATGCCTATGCGCGTCTGGCTGCTGACGATTATCTCGATGAAGTCAAATCCATCGATATCGTTGACATCAATGCCGGTTCACATGGCCGTTGGTTCTCGACTAATTTCGACCCGGAAATCAATTTCCGCGAATTTACCGGCACGGTTTATTCCTGGCAGAATGGCGATTGGCAGTCGAACAAGATGTTCGAAGTCGGCCACACCTTTGACCTGCCTGTCGTTGGCCCGAGCAAGGCCTATATGACCGGCCATGATGAAGTGCATTCGCTTGCAAAGAACTATCCGAACGCTGATGTGCGTTTCTGGATGGGCTTTGGTGATCACTACATCAATGTCTTCACGGTGCTGAACAATTTGGGCCTCCTGTCCGAACAGCCGGTCAAGACAGCTGAAGGTCTGGAAGTTGTGCCGCTCAAGGTGGTCAAGGCCGTTCTGCCTGATCCATCGTCGCTGGCACCAGACTATACCGGCAAGACATGCATTGGCGATTTCGTCAAGGGAACCAAGGACGGCAAGGAGAAGGAAGTCTTCATCTATAACGTTGCCGACCACAAGGAAGCCTATAACGAAGTTGGTTCGCAGGGCATTTCCTACACGGCAGGCGTACCACCGGTTGCAGCCGCGATCCTGATCGCTTCGGGCGAATGGGATGTGAAGAAGATGGTCAATGTGGAAGAGCTTAATCCAAAGCCTTTCCTCAACATCCTCAACCATATCGGCCTGTCATCGCGCATCAAGGATGAAGATGGCGACCGCGCTCTCGATTTTGCGTAA
- a CDS encoding trans-3-hydroxy-L-proline dehydratase, translating to MRSTKVIHIVGCHAEGEVGDVIVGGVAPPPGNTVWEQSRFIASDETLRNFVLNEPRGGVFRHVNLLVPPKDPRAQMGFIIMEPADTPPMSGSNSICVSTVLLDSGIIPMQEPVTRMVLEAPGGIIEVEAECRNGKAERISVRNVPSFADRLDATLEIEGLGTITVDTAYGGDSFVIVDATHIGMKIEPGQARELAEIGVKITKAANEQLGFRHPEKDWNHISFCQITEPVTRDGDVLTGVNTVAIRPAKLDRSPTGTGCSARMAVLHAKGQMQVGERFIGKSVLGTEFHCRLDKALELGGKPAISPIISGRAWVTGTSQLMLDPSDPFPSGYRLSDTWPNMPE from the coding sequence ATGCGCAGCACCAAAGTCATCCATATTGTCGGCTGTCACGCAGAAGGCGAAGTCGGTGATGTCATCGTCGGTGGCGTGGCCCCTCCTCCGGGCAATACAGTGTGGGAGCAGTCGCGCTTCATCGCCAGTGACGAGACCTTGCGCAACTTCGTGTTGAACGAGCCGCGTGGCGGCGTGTTCCGCCATGTCAATCTGCTGGTTCCACCAAAAGATCCGCGCGCGCAGATGGGTTTCATCATCATGGAACCCGCCGACACCCCACCAATGTCTGGCTCCAATTCGATCTGTGTCTCCACGGTTTTGCTGGATAGCGGCATCATTCCGATGCAGGAACCTGTGACACGCATGGTTCTTGAAGCACCGGGCGGTATTATTGAGGTGGAAGCTGAATGCCGGAACGGCAAGGCCGAGCGCATCAGTGTCCGCAACGTGCCGTCCTTTGCAGATCGTCTGGATGCTACATTGGAAATCGAAGGGCTTGGCACAATTACCGTCGATACTGCTTATGGCGGCGACAGTTTCGTCATTGTCGATGCGACGCATATAGGCATGAAGATCGAGCCGGGTCAGGCGCGTGAACTGGCCGAAATCGGCGTAAAGATCACCAAAGCCGCCAATGAACAACTCGGTTTCCGCCATCCTGAGAAAGACTGGAACCACATTTCATTCTGCCAGATCACTGAACCGGTGACACGCGATGGCGATGTACTCACCGGCGTCAACACCGTGGCGATCCGCCCGGCCAAGCTTGATCGCTCACCAACCGGTACCGGTTGTTCGGCGCGTATGGCAGTGCTGCACGCAAAAGGCCAAATGCAGGTCGGTGAAAGATTTATCGGCAAATCCGTACTTGGCACCGAATTTCATTGCCGGCTGGACAAGGCTCTGGAATTGGGCGGGAAACCCGCTATCAGCCCTATCATTTCCGGTCGCGCATGGGTGACAGGCACTTCGCAGCTCATGCTCGATCCAAGCGACCCGTTTCCGAGTGGATATCGCCTGTCAGACACTTGGCCGAATATGCCGGAATAA
- a CDS encoding MATE family efflux transporter, with product MTNTFDAGFHEPHMSSVRRWTREMATALKLGWPLILTNLSQAALTATDVIFIGRLGKDTLASALLTTSFYHTLMIFSMGLVSAVMPMIAIALGRNRHSVRDVRRTVRQGMWSAIIISIPIWIVLWHCEEIFLFLGQQPDIAARSTDFMHTLQWALLPYLFYIVLRSFFAAMEKPMWTLIVAAVAIGFNALAGWTLIFGHFGFPRMELHGAGIATTLSSTMMFLGMAFITMRHRRFRRYRLFGRFWRPDWPRFIELWRIGFPMALTFVFETSIFYAAVVMMGYIGPTAMAAHAVAIQVASLSFMVPLGFGQVATVRVGRAYGRGDTQAVAYAGWSAYALGVGFMAIMGLLMILIPRLFIGVFLNLKDPENFAVIELAVTFLALAALFQIVDGAQAVAAGMLRGLRDTRVPMYLALVGYWGVGLPFGALLAFQFGFGGSGVWLGLAAGLAIVSVLMTMRWRRSLMRIRA from the coding sequence GTGACCAATACATTTGATGCGGGCTTTCACGAGCCACATATGAGCAGCGTTCGGCGCTGGACCCGGGAAATGGCGACGGCTCTCAAATTGGGCTGGCCGCTGATTCTGACCAATCTTTCGCAAGCTGCATTGACGGCAACCGACGTGATCTTCATTGGCCGTCTTGGCAAGGACACACTGGCCTCGGCGCTATTGACCACGAGTTTTTATCACACGCTGATGATCTTCTCGATGGGTCTGGTTTCGGCTGTGATGCCAATGATCGCTATTGCACTGGGCAGGAACCGTCATTCAGTGCGCGATGTGCGCCGTACCGTGCGTCAGGGCATGTGGTCGGCGATCATCATCTCGATTCCGATCTGGATCGTACTCTGGCATTGCGAGGAAATATTCCTCTTCCTTGGCCAGCAACCGGATATTGCCGCGCGCTCGACCGATTTCATGCATACGCTGCAATGGGCGCTGTTGCCGTATCTGTTTTATATCGTGCTGCGCTCATTCTTCGCGGCGATGGAAAAGCCGATGTGGACGCTGATTGTTGCGGCGGTTGCTATCGGGTTTAATGCGCTGGCTGGCTGGACACTGATTTTCGGCCACTTCGGTTTTCCAAGAATGGAGCTCCATGGGGCGGGTATCGCCACCACTCTGTCGAGCACGATGATGTTCTTGGGCATGGCATTCATTACCATGCGCCACCGCCGCTTTCGCCGTTATCGGCTGTTCGGACGTTTTTGGCGTCCGGACTGGCCGCGTTTCATAGAGCTATGGCGCATTGGTTTTCCGATGGCGCTGACCTTTGTGTTTGAAACGTCGATCTTTTATGCGGCCGTTGTCATGATGGGCTATATAGGCCCTACTGCAATGGCAGCCCATGCGGTTGCGATACAGGTCGCTTCTCTGAGTTTCATGGTGCCGCTTGGTTTCGGGCAGGTTGCCACGGTACGGGTGGGGCGTGCCTATGGACGCGGCGATACTCAAGCTGTGGCCTATGCGGGATGGAGCGCTTATGCACTTGGCGTTGGTTTCATGGCGATCATGGGACTGCTGATGATCCTGATTCCGCGTTTGTTTATCGGTGTGTTTCTTAACCTGAAGGACCCGGAAAACTTCGCCGTTATCGAACTTGCGGTCACATTCCTTGCGCTTGCGGCACTTTTCCAGATTGTCGATGGGGCACAGGCAGTAGCCGCAGGCATGCTACGTGGCCTCAGAGATACGCGCGTCCCTATGTATCTGGCATTGGTCGGCTACTGGGGTGTAGGGTTGCCGTTCGGCGCGCTGCTTGCGTTCCAGTTTGGCTTTGGTGGTTCAGGCGTCTGGCTTGGTCTGGCCGCAGGGCTTGCGATAGTTTCGGTGCTGATGACCATGCGCTGGCGACGTTCTCTCATGCGCATTAGAGCATAA
- a CDS encoding invasion associated locus B family protein → MKTYTPIGLAIGFAVISSVPAFAAPLPGGASTLQETYQDWTVSCQSEKETTVCAVRQDQSSTQTGQRVLTAELRNTAGGKVEGVILMPFGLDIAKGVTLKIDEADGPQLAFSTCLPQGCLAPVSFDAKQVAALKAGTNLNVNATALSPSQAVAFKISLKGYGAALDRIIALTK, encoded by the coding sequence ATGAAAACCTATACACCAATCGGTCTTGCAATTGGCTTTGCTGTGATTTCGAGTGTTCCAGCGTTTGCTGCCCCTCTCCCGGGCGGTGCAAGTACACTGCAGGAAACGTATCAGGACTGGACAGTTTCCTGTCAGTCCGAAAAAGAAACAACTGTCTGCGCTGTACGGCAGGATCAAAGCAGCACGCAGACGGGTCAGCGCGTTCTGACTGCCGAGTTGCGCAATACAGCTGGCGGTAAGGTTGAAGGCGTCATTCTAATGCCGTTTGGCCTTGATATCGCTAAGGGCGTAACGCTCAAGATTGATGAAGCTGACGGACCACAGCTGGCTTTTTCGACCTGTCTGCCACAGGGTTGTCTGGCACCAGTGAGTTTTGATGCCAAGCAAGTGGCCGCTTTGAAGGCCGGTACTAATTTGAACGTGAATGCGACTGCGCTTAGCCCAAGTCAGGCCGTGGCTTTTAAAATTTCATTGAAAGGCTACGGCGCAGCGCTCGACCGTATTATTGCACTCACGAAATAA
- a CDS encoding porin produces the protein MTIKGFLLGSAAVIAAGTGVAQAADAIVAPEPEAVEYVRVCDAYGAGYFYIPGTETCLRVSGYVRYDVTGGNDVYGRGFTDRDGAAVASDGYKRKTWDNKARFTLRFSTASETELGTLKTYAETRYDWGNGEEGASGSLRYGYIQLGGLRVGLDESAFVTFPGYLGNVINDDVILAGGYRTGLISYTFNGDNGLSAILSLEQGNNVDTDNAYGYEGVIKDYTPHVVGGVKYEQGWGKIAAVAAYDARNEEWAGKLRGDVNITDRFSLWVMGGYKSNKDKYFDVKDGSGNVVGQVRAISSFYGTWGGDWAVWGGAAFKATDQATFNAQVAYDGSSTFAATANVAYELVPGFTVTPEVSYTKWQDDKSYLKGKDAWQGMVRFQRSF, from the coding sequence ATGACTATTAAGGGTTTTCTTCTGGGTTCAGCAGCAGTCATTGCAGCGGGAACTGGCGTTGCTCAAGCCGCTGATGCGATTGTTGCACCAGAACCAGAGGCCGTTGAATACGTACGCGTTTGCGATGCATATGGTGCAGGTTACTTCTACATCCCTGGAACAGAGACTTGCCTGCGCGTTTCCGGCTATGTTCGCTATGATGTGACTGGCGGCAACGATGTATATGGCCGCGGATTTACTGATCGCGACGGTGCTGCTGTTGCCAGCGACGGATACAAGCGCAAGACCTGGGACAACAAGGCTCGTTTCACACTCCGCTTCAGCACGGCTTCGGAAACTGAACTCGGCACCCTCAAGACCTATGCTGAAACCCGCTATGACTGGGGTAATGGCGAAGAAGGTGCATCCGGCTCACTGCGTTATGGCTATATCCAGCTCGGTGGTCTGCGCGTTGGTCTTGATGAATCGGCATTCGTGACCTTCCCTGGATATCTTGGCAATGTCATCAACGATGACGTGATCCTTGCAGGCGGTTATCGCACCGGCCTCATTAGCTATACCTTCAATGGTGATAATGGACTGTCCGCTATTCTATCGCTTGAACAGGGTAACAACGTCGATACCGATAATGCATACGGTTATGAGGGCGTAATCAAGGATTACACCCCGCATGTCGTTGGCGGCGTGAAATACGAACAGGGCTGGGGCAAGATCGCAGCCGTTGCAGCTTATGATGCACGTAATGAAGAATGGGCAGGCAAGCTGCGCGGCGACGTGAATATCACCGATCGCTTCTCGCTCTGGGTCATGGGCGGTTACAAGTCGAATAAGGACAAGTACTTCGACGTGAAAGACGGCTCCGGCAACGTTGTTGGCCAGGTCCGTGCCATCAGCAGCTTTTATGGCACTTGGGGTGGCGATTGGGCTGTCTGGGGTGGAGCAGCGTTCAAAGCAACCGATCAGGCTACCTTCAATGCACAGGTTGCCTACGATGGTAGCAGCACGTTCGCAGCAACCGCTAACGTGGCCTACGAACTGGTACCGGGCTTCACCGTTACTCCAGAAGTTTCTTACACCAAGTGGCAGGACGACAAGTCTTACCTCAAGGGTAAGGACGCATGGCAGGGCATGGTTCGCTTCCAGCGTTCTTTCTAA